The Providencia sp. PROV188 genome includes a region encoding these proteins:
- a CDS encoding glutamate decarboxylase — protein MNNKSVSSKYSELDDIYASFDLSQSLPKTKFPIKESDPRNVFSAVRDELMLDGNSRQNLATFCQTWVDDEIRSLMDLSIDKNMIDKDEYPQTAEIENRCVHMLADLWNSPDALNTLGCSTIGSSEAAMLGGLALKWQWRKKQAAKGKPTDKPNLICGPVQICWHKFARYFDVELREIPLEGDRLIMSPEEVLKRVDENTIGVVPTLGVTFTCQYEPVKAVHDALDKLQKETGLDIPIHVDGASGGFLAPFCAPTLEWDFRLPRVKSINASGHKFGLAPLGAGWVIWREAKDLPEELIFNVNYLGGNMPTFALNFSRPGGQIIAQYYNFLRLGREGYAKIHNACYATAQYLAREIEKLGPFEMIFDGDSAKGIPALAWKLKDGAKTSNYSLYDIADKLRSRGWQVPAYSMPANREDLVIQRILVRHGVSLDLASLLIEDFKRTLEYFEKHPVSTPLSEEESGGFNHS, from the coding sequence ATGAATAATAAATCAGTATCTTCAAAATATAGTGAATTAGATGATATTTATGCTTCATTTGATTTATCCCAATCCTTACCAAAAACGAAATTCCCAATCAAAGAAAGCGACCCGAGAAATGTATTTAGCGCAGTACGTGATGAGCTAATGCTAGATGGTAATTCCCGACAAAACTTAGCGACATTTTGCCAAACATGGGTCGATGACGAAATTCGCAGTTTGATGGATCTCTCTATCGACAAAAACATGATTGATAAAGACGAATATCCGCAAACCGCTGAAATTGAAAACCGCTGCGTGCATATGCTCGCTGACTTATGGAACTCTCCTGACGCACTCAATACATTAGGCTGCTCAACAATTGGCTCTTCAGAAGCCGCAATGTTAGGGGGGCTGGCGTTAAAATGGCAATGGCGTAAAAAACAAGCTGCCAAAGGAAAACCCACCGATAAACCTAACTTAATCTGTGGTCCTGTCCAAATTTGTTGGCATAAATTTGCCCGTTATTTTGATGTTGAACTGCGTGAAATTCCACTTGAAGGCGACCGCCTGATCATGAGCCCTGAAGAAGTTCTCAAACGCGTTGATGAAAATACTATCGGTGTCGTTCCGACTTTAGGTGTGACGTTCACTTGCCAATATGAGCCAGTGAAAGCAGTTCATGATGCATTAGATAAACTGCAAAAAGAAACTGGCTTAGACATTCCTATTCATGTGGATGGTGCAAGTGGTGGTTTCCTCGCGCCTTTCTGCGCGCCTACCCTGGAATGGGATTTCCGTTTACCTCGTGTTAAATCCATCAACGCATCTGGACACAAATTTGGTTTAGCGCCATTAGGTGCCGGTTGGGTAATTTGGCGTGAAGCGAAAGACCTCCCAGAAGAGCTAATTTTCAATGTGAACTACCTTGGCGGTAACATGCCAACCTTCGCATTAAACTTCTCTCGTCCAGGTGGACAAATCATTGCACAGTATTACAACTTCCTGCGTCTTGGTCGCGAAGGCTACGCTAAAATTCATAATGCTTGCTATGCCACCGCGCAATACCTTGCCCGTGAAATTGAAAAACTGGGTCCATTTGAGATGATCTTTGATGGCGATAGTGCCAAAGGTATCCCAGCGCTGGCATGGAAATTAAAAGACGGAGCGAAAACTAGTAACTACTCTTTATATGATATTGCAGACAAACTACGTAGTCGCGGCTGGCAAGTTCCCGCTTACTCAATGCCTGCAAACCGTGAAGACCTGGTGATCCAACGTATTTTAGTCCGTCATGGTGTCAGCCTAGACCTCGCCTCACTGCTCATCGAAGATTTCAAACGCACCCTCGAATATTTCGAGAAACACCCTGTCAGTACACCACTTTCTGAAGAAGAAAGCGGCGGTTTCAATCACAGCTAA
- the argE gene encoding acetylornithine deacetylase, translated as MNIKLPAFIEIYRQLIATPSISATDSQLDQSNRALVELLGGWLETLGFTVNIQPVPDTRDKYNLLASIGEGNGGLMLCGHTDTVPFDDGRWTKDPFKLTEHNGKLYGLGTADMKGFFAFIIDALRDVDLSTLKRPLHILATADEETSMAGARFFAASTQLRPDFAIIGEPTSLQPIRAHKGHLSNAIRITGQSGHSSDPDRGVNAIELMHESISHLMTLRNTLKERYNNPAFVIPYPTMNFGHIHGGDAANRICGCCELHMDIRPLPGLTLQDLDELLNETLEPVRAKWPGRLAIEEMHPPIPGYECPTDHKMVAVIEQLLGKKAETVNYCTEAPFIQELCPTLVLGPGSIEQAHQPDEFIDMSFIEPTRQLISQMVEHFCFTE; from the coding sequence GTGAATATTAAATTACCTGCATTTATTGAGATTTATCGTCAATTAATCGCCACTCCGTCGATTAGTGCGACTGATTCGCAACTCGATCAGAGTAACCGAGCGCTGGTGGAGCTATTAGGTGGATGGTTAGAAACCTTAGGCTTTACTGTGAATATTCAACCGGTCCCTGATACCCGAGATAAATATAACCTGTTAGCCTCGATTGGCGAGGGTAACGGAGGGTTGATGCTATGTGGTCACACGGATACCGTCCCATTTGATGACGGTCGCTGGACTAAAGATCCGTTCAAGCTCACCGAACATAATGGCAAACTGTATGGGCTAGGCACCGCAGATATGAAAGGCTTTTTTGCCTTTATTATTGATGCACTGCGAGATGTTGACCTCAGTACCTTAAAACGTCCTTTGCATATTCTCGCCACGGCAGATGAAGAAACCTCGATGGCTGGCGCTCGCTTCTTTGCCGCCAGCACGCAATTACGCCCTGATTTCGCCATCATCGGTGAACCGACATCATTACAGCCTATTCGCGCGCATAAAGGGCATCTTTCCAATGCCATTCGCATTACAGGTCAATCTGGGCATTCCAGTGATCCAGATAGAGGCGTTAATGCCATTGAATTAATGCATGAATCTATCTCTCACTTAATGACCTTAAGAAATACATTGAAAGAGCGCTATAACAACCCTGCGTTTGTGATCCCTTATCCAACCATGAACTTCGGTCATATTCATGGTGGTGATGCAGCAAACCGAATTTGTGGTTGCTGTGAATTACATATGGATATTCGCCCACTACCAGGTTTAACGTTGCAAGATCTGGACGAGCTACTCAATGAAACTCTCGAACCCGTTCGTGCAAAATGGCCGGGTCGCTTAGCCATTGAAGAGATGCACCCACCGATCCCCGGCTACGAATGCCCCACAGATCATAAAATGGTGGCAGTCATTGAGCAGTTATTAGGTAAAAAAGCGGAAACCGTGAACTACTGTACGGAGGCGCCATTTATCCAAGAACTCTGCCCAACACTGGTGCTGGGTCCCGGCTCTATTGAACAAGCCCACCAGCCTGATGAGTTCATCGATATGAGCTTTATTGAACCAACCCGCCAACTCATCAGCCAAATGGTCGAGCACTTCTGTTTTACTGAATAA
- a CDS encoding argininosuccinate synthase, with protein sequence MKKGIKKIVLAYSGGLDTSAIIPWLKENYDDCEVVAFVADVGQDREDLVGVEKKALQSGASECYVVDLREEFIKEYIYPVLKTGALYEGSYLLGTSMARPIIAKAQVEIALKVGADAVAHGATGKGNDQVRFESTYTALAPQLKVVAPWREWDLRSREALLDYLKERNIPTTASLEKIYSRDENAWHISTEGGVLESTWNAANQDCWVWTVDPKDAPDEAELVTVGVKHGEVVSVNGKALSPLGCLETLNTLGAKHGVGRIDIVENRLVGMKSRGCYETPGGTIMMAALRGVEQLVLDRDSYKWREQLGLEMSYVVYDGRWFAPLRHSLQAAAESLAQDVTGEVVLKLYKGQVTAIQKKADKSLYSEEFATFGEDEVYDHSHAGGFIRLYSLSSRIRALKEQNKAK encoded by the coding sequence ATGAAAAAGGGCATTAAGAAGATTGTATTAGCATACTCCGGTGGATTAGACACGTCGGCTATCATTCCATGGTTAAAAGAGAACTACGATGACTGTGAGGTCGTGGCATTCGTTGCTGATGTGGGTCAAGACAGAGAAGACTTAGTCGGTGTTGAGAAAAAAGCCCTGCAATCAGGTGCTTCTGAATGCTATGTGGTTGATCTGCGTGAAGAGTTTATCAAGGAATATATCTACCCAGTACTGAAAACGGGTGCATTGTATGAAGGTAGCTATTTACTGGGTACGTCAATGGCGCGTCCAATTATCGCTAAAGCGCAAGTTGAAATCGCATTGAAAGTTGGCGCAGACGCAGTCGCGCACGGCGCAACCGGTAAAGGTAATGACCAAGTGCGTTTCGAAAGCACTTACACCGCTTTAGCACCACAACTGAAAGTGGTTGCGCCATGGCGTGAGTGGGACTTACGTTCCCGCGAAGCTCTGCTGGATTACCTGAAAGAACGTAATATTCCAACTACCGCTAGCTTAGAGAAAATCTACAGCCGTGATGAAAACGCATGGCACATTTCTACCGAAGGCGGCGTATTAGAAAGCACATGGAATGCAGCCAACCAAGATTGCTGGGTATGGACGGTTGATCCGAAAGACGCACCGGATGAAGCTGAGCTGGTGACTGTGGGTGTGAAACACGGTGAAGTGGTTTCTGTGAACGGTAAAGCCCTGTCTCCATTGGGGTGTTTAGAAACATTAAATACGCTGGGTGCAAAACATGGCGTGGGTCGTATCGATATCGTAGAAAACCGTTTAGTGGGTATGAAATCCCGTGGTTGCTATGAAACCCCAGGGGGCACCATTATGATGGCTGCGCTGCGTGGTGTTGAGCAATTAGTATTAGACCGCGATAGCTACAAATGGCGTGAGCAGTTAGGTCTAGAAATGTCTTATGTGGTGTATGACGGTCGCTGGTTTGCGCCACTGCGTCATTCTCTGCAAGCAGCGGCAGAATCCCTGGCTCAGGATGTGACGGGTGAAGTGGTTCTGAAACTGTATAAAGGGCAAGTGACTGCTATCCAGAAAAAAGCGGATAAGAGCCTGTACTCTGAAGAGTTTGCAACATTTGGTGAAGATGAAGTTTACGATCACAGCCATGCTGGTGGGTTTATCCGTCTCTATTCACTCTCTTCACGTATTCGTGCGCTGAAAGAACAGAACAAAGCAAAATAG
- the argH gene encoding argininosuccinate lyase — translation MALWGGRFSQQADQRFKQFNDSLRFDYRLAEQDIIGSVAWSKALVTVGVLSDSEQKSLEQALNALLAEVQAEPEIILQSDAEDIHSWVEGKLIDKVGDLGKKLHTGRSRNDQVATDLKLWCKGQVALLLEAVTELQKALVITAEHNQDAVMPGYTHLQRAQPVTFAHWCLAYCEMLSRDESRLQDTLKRLDVSPLGCGALAGTAYDIDREQLASWLGFSSATRNSLDTVSDRDHVLELLSDASIGMVHLSRFAEDLIFFNSGEAGFVELSDKVTSGSSLMPQKKNPDALELIRGKCGRVQGALTGMMMTLKGLPLAYNKDMQEDKEGLFDALDTWLDCMHMAVLVLDGIQIRRPRCEDAAKQGYANATELADYLVAKGVPFREAHHIVGEAVVAAIAQGKALEEMALSDLQKFSATIQLDVYEILSLQSCLDKRLAKGGVSQKQVAKAIVDAKTRLKM, via the coding sequence ATGGCACTTTGGGGTGGACGTTTTAGTCAGCAGGCAGATCAACGGTTTAAACAATTCAATGATTCACTGCGTTTTGATTATCGCTTAGCTGAGCAGGATATTATTGGCTCTGTGGCATGGTCAAAAGCGTTGGTCACAGTTGGCGTGCTGTCTGATAGCGAGCAAAAATCTCTCGAGCAAGCACTCAATGCGCTATTGGCTGAAGTGCAAGCCGAGCCTGAGATTATCTTGCAAAGCGACGCCGAAGATATCCATAGCTGGGTCGAAGGTAAACTGATTGATAAGGTCGGTGATTTAGGGAAAAAACTGCACACAGGTCGTAGCCGTAATGACCAAGTTGCGACAGATTTAAAACTGTGGTGTAAAGGCCAAGTGGCGCTGTTATTAGAAGCTGTGACTGAGTTACAAAAAGCGCTGGTCATCACTGCTGAACATAACCAAGATGCCGTGATGCCAGGCTATACCCACTTACAACGTGCCCAGCCAGTGACATTCGCTCATTGGTGTTTAGCGTATTGCGAAATGTTGTCTCGTGATGAAAGTCGTTTGCAAGATACTTTAAAACGTTTAGATGTCAGCCCATTAGGGTGCGGGGCGCTGGCGGGTACAGCCTATGATATTGACCGCGAGCAATTGGCATCATGGCTAGGTTTTTCCTCCGCAACGCGTAACAGTTTAGATACAGTTTCTGATAGAGACCATGTGTTAGAGCTGTTATCCGACGCAAGTATCGGTATGGTACATTTATCACGTTTTGCTGAAGATTTGATTTTCTTCAATAGTGGCGAAGCCGGGTTTGTAGAGTTATCTGATAAAGTGACTTCAGGTTCGTCGCTGATGCCGCAAAAGAAAAATCCTGATGCATTGGAGCTAATTCGTGGTAAATGTGGCCGTGTTCAAGGGGCATTAACCGGCATGATGATGACACTGAAAGGATTACCGCTTGCCTACAACAAAGATATGCAAGAAGACAAAGAAGGGTTATTCGATGCTCTCGATACGTGGTTAGATTGTATGCATATGGCGGTACTTGTTCTGGATGGTATTCAAATTCGTCGTCCTCGTTGTGAAGATGCAGCAAAACAAGGCTATGCAAATGCGACCGAGCTGGCTGATTATTTAGTCGCAAAAGGCGTTCCATTCCGTGAAGCTCACCATATTGTGGGTGAAGCTGTTGTGGCTGCGATAGCGCAGGGGAAAGCATTAGAAGAAATGGCATTAAGTGATTTGCAAAAATTCAGTGCAACTATCCAACTGGATGTGTATGAGATTTTATCTCTGCAGTCTTGTCTTGATAAGCGATTAGCAAAAGGTGGGGTATCTCAAAAGCAGGTAGCAAAAGCCATTGTAGATGCGAAAACTCGCTTGAAGATGTAA
- the metF gene encoding methylenetetrahydrofolate reductase, which yields MSFFHANQREALNQNLAELDGQINVSFEFFPPRSAEMEQTLWKSIDRLKVLKPNFVSVTYGANSGERDRTHSIIKDIKDKTGLVAAPHLTCIDASPDELKTIARDYWNNGIRHIVALRGDLPDNSRKPDMYAEHLVELLKTEADFDISVAAYPEVHPEAKSAQADLINLKKKIEAGANRAITQFFFDVESYLRFRDRCVATGIDVEIVPGILPVSNFRQLERFAKITNVRIPSWMNRMYEGLDDDPESRNLVGASIAMDMVKILSREGVKDFHFYTLNRSELTYAICHTLGVRPK from the coding sequence ATGAGTTTCTTTCACGCAAATCAGCGCGAGGCGTTGAACCAAAATTTAGCTGAATTAGATGGGCAGATTAATGTCTCATTTGAATTTTTCCCACCTCGCTCAGCAGAAATGGAACAAACATTGTGGAAGTCTATCGATAGGCTCAAGGTCTTAAAACCAAATTTTGTCTCTGTCACCTACGGTGCTAACTCCGGTGAGCGAGATAGAACCCATAGCATCATTAAAGATATCAAAGATAAAACAGGATTAGTGGCAGCACCGCACTTAACCTGCATCGATGCCAGCCCTGATGAACTAAAAACCATCGCGCGCGATTACTGGAATAACGGTATTCGCCATATTGTGGCATTACGGGGAGACCTCCCTGATAACAGCCGCAAGCCCGACATGTATGCTGAGCACTTGGTTGAATTACTGAAAACTGAAGCCGACTTTGACATTTCCGTCGCCGCTTACCCCGAAGTGCACCCTGAAGCTAAAAGTGCTCAGGCAGACTTAATCAATTTGAAGAAAAAGATTGAAGCCGGAGCCAACCGTGCCATTACTCAATTTTTCTTCGATGTTGAAAGCTACCTACGTTTTCGTGACCGATGCGTAGCAACAGGCATTGATGTGGAAATCGTACCGGGAATTTTGCCAGTCTCTAACTTTCGCCAGCTAGAACGTTTTGCCAAAATCACCAATGTGCGCATCCCAAGTTGGATGAATAGAATGTACGAAGGCTTAGATGATGACCCTGAAAGTCGTAATCTTGTTGGTGCGTCAATTGCCATGGACATGGTGAAAATTTTAAGTCGTGAAGGCGTAAAAGATTTCCATTTTTACACCTTAAACCGCTCTGAATTGACTTACGCCATTTGCCACACATTAGGCGTTAGACCAAAATAA
- the argC gene encoding N-acetyl-gamma-glutamyl-phosphate reductase → MLNTLIVGASGYTGAELAAYLQRHPDIHLSGLMVSAQSADAGKCFSDLHPQYKGIIDLPVQPLTDVAEAAKGVDVVFLATAHEVSHDIAPQFLEAGCVVFDLSGAYRVQDAAFYPQYYGFEHTNTQWLMQAVYGLAEWQADKIRQAQLIAVPGCYPTVSQLSLKPLIEADLLDENMWPVINATSGVSGAGRKASMTNSFCEVSLQPYGIFTHRHQPEIATHLGRDVIFTPHLGNFARGILATITCKVKAGVTAEQISQTFKDAYHNKPLVRLYDKGVPALKSVVGTPFCDIGFVLKGEHLILVGTEDNLLKGAAAQAVQCMNIRFGFNETQSLL, encoded by the coding sequence ATGTTGAACACACTCATTGTCGGGGCCAGTGGTTATACTGGAGCAGAATTAGCCGCATACTTACAACGTCACCCCGATATTCATCTTTCTGGGCTGATGGTTTCCGCACAAAGTGCGGATGCAGGTAAATGCTTTTCTGATTTACATCCCCAGTATAAAGGCATTATCGACCTTCCGGTTCAGCCGCTTACTGATGTGGCTGAGGCTGCAAAAGGGGTCGATGTTGTTTTCCTCGCGACCGCCCATGAAGTGAGCCATGACATCGCGCCCCAGTTTCTTGAAGCGGGTTGCGTGGTGTTTGACCTTTCGGGTGCTTATCGTGTTCAAGATGCGGCGTTTTATCCGCAATACTACGGTTTCGAACATACAAATACCCAGTGGTTAATGCAAGCAGTTTACGGTTTAGCGGAATGGCAGGCAGATAAAATCCGTCAAGCTCAGCTGATTGCGGTACCGGGGTGTTATCCAACGGTTTCTCAACTTTCATTAAAGCCACTGATTGAAGCGGATTTGCTCGATGAAAACATGTGGCCAGTCATTAATGCGACCAGTGGCGTTTCAGGGGCAGGACGCAAAGCTTCCATGACGAACAGCTTTTGCGAAGTGAGCTTACAGCCTTACGGTATTTTCACTCACCGTCATCAACCTGAAATCGCGACGCATCTAGGTAGAGATGTGATTTTCACGCCACATTTAGGCAATTTTGCACGGGGCATACTGGCGACCATCACTTGCAAAGTGAAAGCCGGCGTTACAGCGGAGCAAATTAGCCAAACATTTAAAGATGCGTATCACAACAAACCGTTAGTTCGTTTATATGACAAAGGGGTTCCTGCACTGAAATCGGTGGTTGGCACGCCATTTTGTGATATCGGCTTTGTATTGAAAGGTGAGCACCTGATTTTAGTGGGTACAGAAGATAACCTATTAAAAGGTGCCGCAGCGCAAGCTGTTCAGTGCATGAATATTCGGTTTGGTTTCAACGAAACGCAGTCATTACTTTAA
- the argB gene encoding acetylglutamate kinase, which produces MQPLVIKLGGVLLDSEEALERLFTAIQTYRQAHQRELVIVHGGGCLVDELMQKLQLPVVKKQGLRVTPADQIDIITGALAGTANKTLLAWAIKHQLQAVGLSLGDGHSAVVTQINDELGHVGSAKAGDAKLLKLLLSAGYLPIISSIGITEEGQLMNVNADQAATAIAQALNADLVLLSDVSGILDGKGQKIDEMTTAKAQKLIDQGIITDGMIVKVNAALEAASTLQRPVDIASWRHAEQLPSLFNGTAIGTRILAS; this is translated from the coding sequence ATGCAACCTTTAGTCATTAAATTGGGTGGTGTGTTACTCGATAGCGAAGAAGCCCTAGAAAGATTATTTACGGCGATCCAAACCTACCGTCAGGCTCATCAACGTGAGCTGGTAATTGTTCACGGTGGTGGATGTCTAGTTGATGAATTAATGCAAAAACTGCAATTACCCGTTGTGAAAAAGCAAGGATTGCGCGTTACGCCAGCAGACCAAATCGACATTATTACTGGTGCGTTAGCCGGAACGGCGAATAAAACTTTGTTGGCATGGGCGATTAAACATCAATTGCAAGCGGTGGGTTTATCCCTTGGGGATGGACACAGCGCAGTGGTTACGCAAATTAATGATGAGTTAGGCCATGTGGGTAGCGCGAAAGCGGGTGATGCGAAGTTACTGAAATTATTACTGTCTGCGGGATATTTACCCATCATTAGCTCTATCGGGATCACCGAAGAGGGGCAACTTATGAACGTCAATGCAGACCAAGCCGCGACAGCGATTGCCCAAGCACTGAATGCAGATTTAGTCCTGCTTTCTGATGTGAGCGGTATTTTAGATGGTAAAGGTCAAAAGATTGATGAAATGACCACCGCCAAAGCCCAGAAACTTATCGATCAAGGCATCATCACTGATGGAATGATAGTCAAAGTGAATGCGGCTTTAGAAGCGGCTTCCACATTGCAACGTCCGGTGGATATTGCAAGCTGGCGCCATGCGGAGCAATTGCCATCATTATTTAATGGCACCGCGATTGGCACACGAATTCTTGCTTCTTGA
- the oxyR gene encoding DNA-binding transcriptional regulator OxyR, producing the protein MNIRDLEYLVALAEHKHFRRAADSCHVSQPTLSGQIRKLEEELGVMLLERTSRKVLFTQQGLLLVEQARTILREIKVLQEMAALQGESMSGPLHIGLIPTVAPYLLPHIIPELHRVHPKLEIYLHEAQTQQLLAQLDSGKLDCAILAEVKETEPFIVVPLFEEPMKLAIYENHPWHDRDTVEMGELAGEKLLMLEDGHCLRDQAMGFCFQAGAKEDTHFRATSLETLRNMVAAGSGITLLPDLAVPHEACRDGVCYLNCIEPEPKRRIVLVYRPGSPLRGRYEQLAETIYSSMDKYYRNKK; encoded by the coding sequence ATGAATATTCGTGATCTGGAGTACCTAGTTGCACTTGCTGAGCACAAGCACTTTAGACGTGCTGCGGATTCTTGCCATGTAAGTCAGCCTACGCTGAGCGGTCAAATTCGTAAGCTTGAAGAAGAGCTCGGCGTGATGCTATTAGAAAGAACCAGCCGAAAAGTGCTTTTTACTCAACAAGGTTTATTGCTCGTTGAGCAGGCAAGAACGATCTTAAGAGAGATAAAAGTTCTACAAGAAATGGCAGCTTTACAAGGTGAAAGTATGTCGGGGCCTTTACATATAGGGCTGATCCCAACGGTTGCACCTTACTTACTTCCGCACATTATTCCTGAATTACATCGTGTGCACCCTAAACTAGAAATTTACTTGCACGAAGCACAGACTCAGCAATTATTAGCTCAGTTAGATAGTGGTAAGTTGGATTGCGCCATCCTGGCAGAAGTCAAAGAAACCGAGCCATTTATTGTGGTGCCATTATTTGAAGAGCCAATGAAACTCGCGATTTATGAGAATCACCCATGGCATGACCGTGACACGGTTGAAATGGGGGAATTAGCGGGTGAGAAGTTATTGATGTTGGAAGATGGCCACTGTTTACGTGATCAAGCGATGGGATTCTGTTTCCAAGCCGGGGCAAAAGAAGATACTCATTTTAGAGCAACGAGCTTAGAAACGCTGAGAAACATGGTAGCAGCGGGTAGCGGAATTACATTGCTGCCTGATTTGGCTGTACCTCATGAGGCTTGTCGGGATGGCGTTTGTTACTTGAACTGTATCGAACCTGAGCCAAAACGCCGAATTGTATTAGTTTACCGTCCGGGCTCTCCATTGCGTGGACGCTATGAGCAGCTTGCTGAAACAATTTACAGCTCGATGGATAAGTACTACAGAAATAAAAAGTAA